Proteins from a genomic interval of Parafrankia discariae:
- a CDS encoding aminotransferase class I/II-fold pyridoxal phosphate-dependent enzyme — MNLFPTHRIDCTVAGALYALAAGVRRRGAPSRRPGTGPRPDAGADPGAETDRADGLLCLSVRSAFHLLLSAARLPTGSDVAISAVTHPDMARIIRLHGLRPVPVDIDPRTLDIDPAALDAAITERTRALVVTHLFGARSSLDAAARAARAHDLLLIEDCAQSIQGPDDRGDPRADVSLFSFGLLKTATALGGAVAWIRPRDLAADMRARQEQWPEQSRREYARRALVCVAALALSRPLPYGLLFGGARRRDPQALLRSRVPRDEPGFTGWLQRRPCPALARTVTRRLARFPTDRLRRRTAAGETLAAALPPVVFRPGGAAEHHTYWLFPVVVDDAARVVEALRTAGVDAAPTTSQIGAVEPAPPGARRVLNGLVFLPAYPELPAPRRDRLVAAFVATLTTGPDAPPVSDGTR; from the coding sequence GTGAACCTCTTCCCCACGCACCGCATCGACTGCACCGTGGCCGGGGCGTTGTACGCGCTGGCCGCCGGGGTCAGGCGGCGCGGCGCACCGTCCCGGCGCCCGGGCACGGGCCCGCGGCCAGACGCGGGCGCGGACCCGGGCGCCGAGACCGACCGGGCTGACGGGCTGCTGTGCCTGTCCGTGCGGTCCGCGTTCCACCTGCTGCTCAGTGCCGCGCGCCTGCCGACGGGCAGCGATGTCGCGATCTCCGCCGTCACCCATCCGGACATGGCCCGGATCATCCGGCTGCACGGCCTGCGCCCCGTCCCGGTCGACATCGATCCACGCACGCTCGACATCGACCCGGCGGCGCTCGACGCGGCGATCACCGAGCGGACCCGCGCGCTCGTCGTCACCCACCTGTTCGGCGCGCGCTCCAGCCTCGACGCCGCCGCCCGGGCCGCCCGCGCGCACGACCTGCTGCTCATCGAGGACTGCGCCCAGTCGATCCAGGGGCCCGACGACCGCGGTGACCCGCGCGCCGACGTGTCCCTGTTCAGCTTCGGCCTGCTCAAGACGGCCACCGCGCTCGGCGGCGCCGTGGCCTGGATCCGCCCGCGTGACCTCGCCGCCGACATGCGGGCCCGGCAGGAACAGTGGCCCGAGCAGTCGCGGCGCGAGTACGCCAGGCGGGCCCTCGTCTGCGTCGCCGCGCTGGCGCTGTCCCGTCCACTGCCCTACGGCCTGCTCTTCGGCGGTGCGCGGCGGCGGGACCCGCAGGCGCTCCTGCGCTCGCGGGTGCCACGGGACGAACCGGGGTTCACCGGCTGGCTGCAGCGCCGGCCCTGCCCCGCGCTCGCCCGCACGGTGACCCGACGCCTCGCCCGGTTCCCCACGGACCGGCTGCGCCGGCGTACCGCCGCCGGCGAGACGCTCGCCGCCGCGTTGCCACCGGTGGTGTTCCGTCCCGGCGGCGCCGCGGAACACCACACCTACTGGCTGTTCCCCGTCGTCGTGGACGACGCGGCCCGCGTGGTCGAGGCGTTGCGGACGGCGGGCGTCGACGCGGCACCGACCACCAGCCAGATCGGCGCCGTCGAACCCGCCCCGCCGGGTGCCCGGCGGGTTCTGAACGGCCTGGTGTTCCTGCCTGCCTACCCGGAGCTCCCCGCGCCCCGGCGGGACCGGCTCGTCGCCGCGTTCGTCGCCACGCTCACCACCGGACCCGACGCGCCCCCGGTATCCGACGGCACCCGGTGA
- a CDS encoding VOC family protein → MSLTVRDLDSSCGWYAEILGWKELVRGRGETTSFAHGVLPGGLSVVLREHDGGGAEPFDETRPGLDHLSFSVEDRTDLEDLEERLTRAGATFTPTQEQPFGWILAFRDVDNIALEAMLGR, encoded by the coding sequence GTGAGCCTGACAGTGCGGGATCTGGACAGCAGCTGCGGCTGGTACGCCGAGATCCTCGGCTGGAAGGAGCTGGTGCGAGGCCGTGGTGAAACCACCTCCTTCGCCCACGGCGTTCTCCCCGGCGGCCTGAGCGTCGTGCTGCGTGAACACGACGGCGGCGGCGCGGAGCCGTTCGACGAGACCCGGCCCGGCCTCGACCATCTGTCCTTCTCCGTCGAGGACAGGACCGATCTCGAAGACCTCGAGGAGCGGCTGACCAGGGCTGGCGCCACTTTCACCCCGACCCAGGAGCAGCCGTTCGGCTGGATTCTCGCCTTCCGCGACGTGGACAACATCGCGCTGGAGGCGATGCTCGGCCGGTAG